One window of the Oncorhynchus mykiss isolate Arlee chromosome 5, USDA_OmykA_1.1, whole genome shotgun sequence genome contains the following:
- the LOC110524490 gene encoding leucine-rich repeat-containing protein 52-like — MRLLPAPSAHSLRLLFLFIFVMGVAPSPALTAGCPDRCVCDDQLVVQCAGQELTLFPNDLPLATRQLIISNNRIGELPALQLNYLSDLVYLDVSNNTLMEISESTFGNLRKLAYLDLSFNTLTQIEDRTFGPLSSLVMLRLTDNPGLSEIHPDAFSENMALQVLDVSRNNLTTLNISSLIALPSLRSMGLSGNPWRCDCETEDLCLWVQIEGFKFQDEGQTVCQGPPELSGQRLAEVGMQLRADCHQGLGYWDYLFFIAIGFVIFSAGTVSAWVMGVLMVLYERYNKRKGEDMDSDDEEERHMGGGMMGGGNQGNGDVNKPCMQV, encoded by the exons ATGCGTCTCCTACCCGCTCCAAGCGCTCACTCTCTCCGGCTACTCTTTCTCTTTATCTTCGTGATGGGGGTGGCCCCTTCCCCGGCTCTTACAGCAGGCTGccctgacaggtgtgtgtgtgacgacCAGCTGGTGGTCCAGTGTGCCGGGCAGGAGCTCACCCTCTTCCCCAACGACCTCCCTCTAGCTACCCGCCAACTCATCATCTCCAACAACCGCATCGGAGAACTTCCAGCATTGCAACTCAACTACCTGTCTGATCTAGTATACCTGGACGTCAGCAACAACACCCTGATGGAGATCTCCGAGTCCACCTTCGGGAATCTCCGGAAGCTGGCCTACCTTGACCTGTCCTTCAATACACTGACCCAGATCGAGGACCGGACGTTTGGACCGTTGTCTAGCCTTGTGATGCTACGGCTAACAGACAACCCGGGGCTAAGTGAGATCCACCCGGATGCGTTCTCAGAGAACATGGCTCTGCAGGTGCTGGATGTGAGCAGGAACAACCTGACGACGCTGAACATCAGCTCTCTGATTGCCCTGCCCTCTCTGCGCTCCATGGGGCTCAGTGGAAACCCCTGGAGGTGTGACTGCGAGACGGAGGACCTCTGCCTCTGGGTCCAAATAGAAGGATTCAAGTTCCAAG acGAGGGCCAGACAGTGTGCCAGGGGCCTCCAGAGCTGTCAGGGCAACGGCTGGCTGAAGTGGGCATGCAGCTGAGGGCAGACTGCCACCAGGGCCTGGGCTACTGGGACTACCTGTTCTTCATCGCTATCGGCTTCGTCATCTTCAGCGCCGGCACCGTGTCGGCATGGGTGATGGGTGTCCTCATGGTGCTGTACGAGAGATACAAcaagagaaagggggaagacATGGACAGTGATGACGAGGAGGAGAGACATATGGGGGGAGGGATGATGGGGGGAGGGAATCAGGGGAATGGGGATGTGAATAAGCCTTGCATGCAAGTGTGA